One Triticum dicoccoides isolate Atlit2015 ecotype Zavitan chromosome 4B, WEW_v2.0, whole genome shotgun sequence genomic window carries:
- the LOC119294605 gene encoding transcription factor bHLH25-like, which produces MDDSALFMEWAMDTLEQEHPDPVVVVNGDSGDAAFPSLQALREQRLVFEGLITGANPASSGSSGETTDGSGGNFSSPAAMEHGVWPPSPNSARCAPRLSRHGGGTNLPVTSWNFCAASALPASDGTLDSGSAGPVVPEMVCGSQPTRRAAARSPTGTGPVSSGPPYAQDHIMAERKRREKINQRFIELSTVIPGLKKMDKATILSDATRHVKELQEKIKALEAATGRSNRSNETVVLIKKKPRHADAAVSDQNQNGSPSSASSGAPASKNPLPEIEVRFSETGVMVRILCHDVKGVVVRVLSEVEEGLHLTVTHTNVMPFTACTVIITITAKVDEGFTVTAEEIVGRLNYVLELHSSCTSTEEN; this is translated from the exons ATGGACGACTCGGCCCTGTTCATGGAATGGGCAATGGACACGTTAGAGCAGGAGCACCCGGACCCAGTGGTGGTCGTCAACGGCGACTCCGGCGACGCAGCCTTCCCCTCGCTTCAGGCACTCCGTGAACAGCGTCTTGTCTTCGAAGGGCTGATTACCGGAGCCAATCCGGCAAGCAGCGGGAGCTCCGGCGAAACAACCGACGGCAGCGGGGGCAATTTCTCGTCCCCAGCGGCCATGGAGCACGGCGTCTGGCCCCCGTCCCCGAACTCGGCCAGGTGCGCTCCAAGACTTTCCAGGCACGGTGGAGGCACCAACCTTCCGGTCACAAGCTGGAATTTCTGCGCCGCTTCCGCGCTGCCTGCCAGTGACGGCACACTGGACAGTGGCAGCGCCGGGCCTGTCGTCCCGGAAATGGTGTGCGGGTCCCAGCCGACGAGGAGGGCCGCCGCAAGGAGCCCCACCGGTACCGGACCCGTGTCGTCGGGGCCGCCGTACGCGCAGGACCATATCATGGCGGAGCGCAAGCGCCGCGAGAAGATTAACCAGCGCTTCATCGAGCTCTCCACCGTCATCCCCGGCCTCAAGAAG ATGGACAAGGCGACGATCCTTTCCGACGCGACGAGGCACGTCAAGGAGCtgcaggagaagatcaaggccctcGAGGCAGCCACCGGCCGCAGCAACAGGAGCAACGAGACCgtggtactcatcaagaagaagccGCGCCACGCCGACGCCGCCGTCTCAGATCAGAACCAGAACGGCTCGCCctcgtcggcgtcgtcgggggcaccGGCTTCGAAGAACCCACTGCCGGAGATCGAGGTGCGGTTCTCGGAGACCGGCGTCATGGTGAGGATCCTCTGCCACGACGTCAAGGGGGTGGTGGTGAGGGTGCTGTCGGAGGTGGAGGAGGGGCTCCACCTCACCGTCACCCACACCAATGTCATGCCGTTCACGGCATGCACTGTCATCATAACCATCACGGCCAAG GTGGATGAGGGCTTCACCGTCACAGCAGAGGAGATCGTAGGAAGACTCAACTATGTGTTGGAATTGCATAGCAGCTGCACTTCTACCGAAGAAAACTGA